The proteins below come from a single Anguilla rostrata isolate EN2019 chromosome 3, ASM1855537v3, whole genome shotgun sequence genomic window:
- the crlf1a gene encoding cytokine receptor-like factor 1a isoform X1, with the protein MITFLCLVLCVPRVLSSTLAAVLPQDPALRIGSSLTATCTVSPELGLHASALYWTLNGKRLPGGSYRVLGPTALALTLPRLNGSRQQSGDNLVCHGNGGHVLAGSCLFVGMPPEKPVDLTCWSRNTKDLTCSWRPGGQGETFIRTKYTLKYKLKWYGREQECEDYGVGQPYSCYIPRDLALFTPYEIWVEASNQLGAATSDVITLDILDVVTTDPPSDVHVSRVGELEDQLSVRWGTPPALKEFLFQAKYQIRYRLEDSTEWKVMKDVGNQTSCRLAGLKAGTVYFVQVRCNPVGIYGSRKAGIWSGWSSPTAASTPHNAQLQTGSCDPKAGEQNSTLRRELKQFFGWVRKHAFGCSGMSIKLYDQWRVWLQKSHKTRNQILPGDES; encoded by the exons ATGATCACCTTTCTGTGCCTCGTGCTGTGTGTCCCCCGAGTGCTGTCTTCCACAC TGGCCGCCGTCCTGCCCCAGGACCCCGCCCTGCGCATCGGCTCCAGCCTGACGGCCACCTGCACGGTGAGCCCCGAGCTGGGCCTGCACGCCAGCGCCCTCTACTGGACGCTGAACGGGAAGCGGCTCCCCGGGGGCTCCTACCGCGTGCTGGGCCCCACCGCGCTCGCCCTCACCCTGCCGCGGCTCAACGGCTCCCGCCAGCAGTCCGGCGACAACCTGGTGTGCCATGGCAATGGGGGACACGTGCTGGCCGGCTCCTGTCTCTTTGTGGGCA TGCCCCCGGAGAAGCCGGTGGACCTCACCTGTTGGTCCCGAAACACCAAAGACCTCACCTGCAGCTGGAGGCctggaggacagggagagaccTTCATCAGAACCAAGTACACCCTGAAGTACAAGCTGAA GTGGTACGGGCGCGAGCAGGAGTGCGAGGACTATGGCGTCGGGCAGCCCTACTCCTGCTACATCCCGCGCGACCTGGCCCTCTTCACGCCCTACGAGATCTGGGTGGAGGCGTCCAATCAGCTGGGGGCCGCCACCTCTGACGTCATCACCCTGGACATCCTGGAcgtgg TGACCACGGACCCCCCCAGCGACGTGCACGTGAGCCGCGTGGGGGAGCTGGAGGACCAGCTGAGCGTGCGCTGGGGCACGCCCCCCGCCCTCAAAGAGTTCCTCTTCCAGGCCAAGTACCAGATCCGCTACCGGCTGGAGGACAGCACCGAGTGGAag GTGATGAAGGACGTGGGGAACCAGACGTCCTGCAGGCTGGCGGGCCTCAAGGCCGGGACGGTCTACTTCGTCCAGGTGCGCTGCAACCCCGTGGGCATCTACGGGTCCCGGAAGGCCGGGATCTGGAGCGGCTGGAGCAGCCCCACCGCGGCCTCCACCCCCCACAACG CTCAGCTGCAGACCGGGTCGTGTGACCCCAAGGCGGGGGAGCAGAACTCCACCCTCCGGCGGGAGCTGAAGCAGTTTTTCGGGTGGGTGCGGAAGCACGCCTTCGGCTGCAGCGGGATGAGCATCAAGCTGTACGACCAGTGGCGGGTCTGGCTGCAGAAGTCCCACAAAACGCGCAACCAG ATTCTACCGGGCGATGAGTCCTAG
- the crlf1a gene encoding cytokine receptor-like factor 1a isoform X2, producing the protein MITFLCLVLCVPRVLSSTLAAVLPQDPALRIGSSLTATCTVSPELGLHASALYWTLNGKRLPGGSYRVLGPTALALTLPRLNGSRQQSGDNLVCHGNGGHVLAGSCLFVGMPPEKPVDLTCWSRNTKDLTCSWRPGGQGETFIRTKYTLKYKLKWYGREQECEDYGVGQPYSCYIPRDLALFTPYEIWVEASNQLGAATSDVITLDILDVVTTDPPSDVHVSRVGELEDQLSVRWGTPPALKEFLFQAKYQIRYRLEDSTEWKVMKDVGNQTSCRLAGLKAGTVYFVQVRCNPVGIYGSRKAGIWSGWSSPTAASTPHNAQLQTGSCDPKAGEQNSTLRRELKQFFGWVRKHAFGCSGMSIKLYDQWRVWLQKSHKTRNQVDSTGR; encoded by the exons ATGATCACCTTTCTGTGCCTCGTGCTGTGTGTCCCCCGAGTGCTGTCTTCCACAC TGGCCGCCGTCCTGCCCCAGGACCCCGCCCTGCGCATCGGCTCCAGCCTGACGGCCACCTGCACGGTGAGCCCCGAGCTGGGCCTGCACGCCAGCGCCCTCTACTGGACGCTGAACGGGAAGCGGCTCCCCGGGGGCTCCTACCGCGTGCTGGGCCCCACCGCGCTCGCCCTCACCCTGCCGCGGCTCAACGGCTCCCGCCAGCAGTCCGGCGACAACCTGGTGTGCCATGGCAATGGGGGACACGTGCTGGCCGGCTCCTGTCTCTTTGTGGGCA TGCCCCCGGAGAAGCCGGTGGACCTCACCTGTTGGTCCCGAAACACCAAAGACCTCACCTGCAGCTGGAGGCctggaggacagggagagaccTTCATCAGAACCAAGTACACCCTGAAGTACAAGCTGAA GTGGTACGGGCGCGAGCAGGAGTGCGAGGACTATGGCGTCGGGCAGCCCTACTCCTGCTACATCCCGCGCGACCTGGCCCTCTTCACGCCCTACGAGATCTGGGTGGAGGCGTCCAATCAGCTGGGGGCCGCCACCTCTGACGTCATCACCCTGGACATCCTGGAcgtgg TGACCACGGACCCCCCCAGCGACGTGCACGTGAGCCGCGTGGGGGAGCTGGAGGACCAGCTGAGCGTGCGCTGGGGCACGCCCCCCGCCCTCAAAGAGTTCCTCTTCCAGGCCAAGTACCAGATCCGCTACCGGCTGGAGGACAGCACCGAGTGGAag GTGATGAAGGACGTGGGGAACCAGACGTCCTGCAGGCTGGCGGGCCTCAAGGCCGGGACGGTCTACTTCGTCCAGGTGCGCTGCAACCCCGTGGGCATCTACGGGTCCCGGAAGGCCGGGATCTGGAGCGGCTGGAGCAGCCCCACCGCGGCCTCCACCCCCCACAACG CTCAGCTGCAGACCGGGTCGTGTGACCCCAAGGCGGGGGAGCAGAACTCCACCCTCCGGCGGGAGCTGAAGCAGTTTTTCGGGTGGGTGCGGAAGCACGCCTTCGGCTGCAGCGGGATGAGCATCAAGCTGTACGACCAGTGGCGGGTCTGGCTGCAGAAGTCCCACAAAACGCGCAACCAGGTAG ATTCTACCGGGCGATGA